The following coding sequences lie in one Myxococcus xanthus genomic window:
- a CDS encoding HEAT repeat domain-containing protein — protein MRRSRLAVRTAALTTTLLFVGAVPVWSYFHHAAPEAVVAAAPVSASRLPLYRWTVGEERTYHFVWNDLQRVALPVPQQGDAPQTMDGTLSLDGELTLQALEVRANGARVRLAVKRLDRHDATLSGQALFPDAAAVQAHLPQTASAWLELDGRGALVAVRFSDAEPPLFRQVAQTLAAELFPTELRDAAEWSAVESTQTGEVEARFQFDGEDARLTRRRARYQSLRAAATAPAFRQTLSSLTHFDRDPEGFLAGVSHDEILDATHTDGRPLMSRRVRLRLAFSTRQQKPLPPATEDKPIVRAPSQVAFEGDEELALTTSQADGMTVDAALQVLASATDPGAIPELGTFARRAIAALKLEPHRAGELGQLFLQKGRSPAMRELMLDLLAGAGHADAQATLRELIVSTEAREHAGAHGLMVQRAGFLREPEPETGRLLARMNTEARTAGDVGAERASAYALGAVVSRLPKGSPEVAEFLRPLEDALARADNAESLEHSLRALGNSGTERVMDLASPHLRDEAPEVRSAAAGALRTAPQEAATRMLLDALMSEPARAVQGALLDALNARTLGAPELERLSGWVVAGQLAPGAEAALLNVLTPRMDDSAAVLRMLQALSVRPDQQPATRARVMALMAQASASRGG, from the coding sequence ATGCGTCGCTCGAGGCTCGCCGTCCGCACGGCCGCGCTGACCACCACCCTGCTGTTCGTGGGCGCGGTGCCCGTCTGGTCCTACTTCCACCACGCCGCGCCGGAAGCCGTGGTGGCCGCCGCGCCCGTGAGCGCCTCCCGGCTGCCGCTCTACCGGTGGACCGTGGGGGAGGAGCGCACGTACCACTTCGTCTGGAACGACCTGCAGCGCGTGGCGCTCCCCGTTCCGCAGCAGGGGGATGCACCCCAGACGATGGACGGTACGCTGAGCCTGGACGGTGAGCTGACGCTCCAGGCGCTGGAGGTCCGCGCGAATGGCGCGCGCGTGCGGCTGGCGGTGAAGCGGCTGGACCGGCACGACGCGACGCTCTCCGGCCAGGCGCTCTTCCCCGACGCCGCGGCCGTGCAGGCGCACCTGCCCCAGACGGCTTCGGCGTGGCTGGAGCTGGACGGCCGGGGCGCGCTCGTGGCCGTCCGGTTCTCCGACGCGGAGCCGCCCCTGTTCCGCCAGGTCGCGCAGACGCTGGCGGCGGAGTTGTTCCCCACGGAGCTGCGCGACGCCGCCGAGTGGAGCGCCGTCGAGTCCACGCAGACGGGCGAGGTGGAGGCGCGCTTCCAGTTCGACGGCGAGGACGCGCGCCTGACGCGCCGCCGCGCGCGCTACCAGTCCCTGCGGGCCGCCGCCACGGCGCCGGCCTTCCGGCAGACGCTGAGCTCCCTCACGCACTTCGACCGGGACCCGGAGGGCTTCCTGGCCGGGGTGTCCCACGACGAAATCCTGGATGCCACGCACACCGATGGCCGCCCGCTGATGTCGCGGCGCGTCCGCCTGCGCCTCGCGTTCTCCACGCGTCAGCAGAAGCCGCTGCCGCCTGCCACGGAGGACAAGCCCATTGTCCGCGCGCCGTCGCAGGTGGCCTTCGAGGGCGACGAGGAGCTAGCGCTGACGACCAGCCAGGCCGACGGCATGACGGTGGACGCGGCGCTCCAGGTGCTGGCGTCCGCCACCGACCCCGGCGCCATCCCCGAACTGGGCACCTTCGCGCGGCGGGCCATCGCCGCGCTCAAGCTGGAGCCCCACCGGGCCGGTGAGCTGGGGCAGCTGTTCCTCCAGAAGGGCAGGTCTCCCGCGATGCGCGAGCTGATGCTCGACCTGCTGGCCGGCGCGGGGCACGCCGATGCCCAGGCCACGCTGCGCGAGCTGATTGTCTCCACGGAGGCCCGCGAGCATGCCGGCGCGCATGGGCTGATGGTGCAGCGCGCGGGCTTCCTCCGCGAGCCGGAGCCCGAGACGGGCCGGCTGCTGGCGCGGATGAACACGGAGGCCCGGACCGCCGGTGACGTCGGCGCCGAGCGCGCGTCCGCCTACGCTCTGGGCGCCGTCGTCTCCCGCCTGCCCAAGGGCAGCCCCGAGGTGGCCGAGTTCCTCCGCCCGCTGGAGGACGCCCTGGCACGCGCGGACAACGCCGAGTCACTGGAGCACTCCCTGCGCGCGCTGGGCAACAGCGGCACGGAGCGCGTCATGGACCTGGCGTCGCCCCACTTGCGTGACGAGGCGCCCGAGGTGCGCTCCGCCGCCGCGGGGGCCCTGCGCACCGCGCCCCAGGAGGCCGCCACACGCATGTTGCTGGACGCGCTGATGTCCGAGCCAGCGCGTGCCGTGCAAGGCGCGCTGCTGGACGCGCTGAATGCCCGCACCCTGGGCGCACCCGAGCTGGAGCGCCTGAGCGGCTGGGTCGTGGCGGGGCAGCTGGCGCCGGGTGCCGAGGCCGCGCTGCTCAACGTCCTCACCCCTCGCATGGACGACAGCGCCGCCGTCCTCCGGATGCTCCAGGCCCTCTCGGTCCGTCCCGACCAGCAGCCCGCCACCCGGGCCCGCGTCATGGCGCTGATGGCCCAGGCCTCGGCCAGCCGCGGCGGCTGA
- a CDS encoding nucleotide disphospho-sugar-binding domain-containing protein, protein MAAHPTAGHTNALRAMGGRLRELGHDLAIATVVAPARFPGLMPEPLRFASQLPEALRQDGLRLVPLRPSPAALWYGMRITRARGLDELGWALRLFTTGMEGHARRIAEEIETSGTDVVLADYLMPAALLAARRTRRPYVALYHSALPFPVEGAAPFGSGLEDDAPRDAAWTQAEQRGLALLRWFDARVARAAKRLRVPLKTNGLLAAPISDDLNLMATTPALEPGLKPLPGPVEMTGPCLPRPAPANVDDPALTAIRPGRTHVYVSLGTVFNAQPHVFHAILDGLARHDVDVVVSAGASFERLQARAGPRTRVFRRVPQVPLLQKVDLVVTHGGNNTVQESLAAGRPMVVVPFGGDQLANARRVERLGVGRAVLPSALGAASIAHAFTQVSQPEVATRARALAATLEGVDGTERAAQAVLRLLPT, encoded by the coding sequence TCGTGGCGCCGGCGCGCTTTCCCGGCCTGATGCCAGAGCCGCTGCGCTTCGCCTCCCAGCTTCCGGAAGCCCTGCGCCAGGACGGACTCAGGCTGGTGCCCTTGCGCCCTTCTCCGGCCGCGCTCTGGTACGGCATGCGCATCACCCGGGCCCGGGGACTCGACGAGCTGGGGTGGGCGCTCCGGCTGTTCACCACCGGCATGGAGGGGCATGCACGGCGCATCGCCGAGGAAATCGAAACCTCTGGGACTGACGTCGTGCTGGCGGACTACCTCATGCCCGCGGCCCTGCTCGCGGCCCGGAGGACCCGGCGCCCCTATGTGGCGCTGTATCACTCCGCCCTTCCCTTCCCCGTGGAGGGCGCGGCTCCTTTTGGGAGTGGGCTCGAGGACGACGCCCCCCGCGATGCCGCATGGACCCAGGCCGAGCAACGGGGGCTCGCGCTGCTGCGCTGGTTCGATGCGCGTGTCGCCCGTGCCGCGAAGCGCCTGCGCGTCCCCTTGAAGACGAACGGACTGCTCGCTGCGCCCATCTCCGACGACCTCAACCTGATGGCGACGACCCCGGCGCTGGAGCCCGGCCTCAAGCCGCTGCCCGGCCCGGTGGAGATGACCGGCCCGTGCCTGCCCCGGCCCGCGCCCGCGAACGTGGATGACCCCGCGCTCACCGCCATCCGGCCCGGCCGCACGCACGTCTACGTGTCACTGGGCACGGTGTTCAACGCCCAGCCGCACGTCTTCCACGCCATCCTGGACGGGCTGGCGCGGCACGACGTGGACGTGGTGGTCAGCGCGGGCGCCAGCTTCGAACGACTCCAGGCCCGCGCGGGCCCACGCACGCGGGTGTTCCGCCGTGTGCCTCAAGTGCCGCTACTCCAGAAGGTGGACCTGGTGGTGACGCACGGTGGGAACAACACCGTGCAGGAATCGCTCGCGGCCGGACGCCCCATGGTCGTCGTGCCCTTCGGCGGCGACCAGCTCGCGAACGCGCGGCGCGTGGAGCGGCTTGGCGTGGGCCGCGCCGTGCTGCCCTCCGCGCTGGGCGCCGCGTCCATCGCCCACGCGTTCACCCAGGTGTCCCAGCCAGAGGTGGCCACCAGGGCCCGCGCCCTGGCCGCGACGCTGGAGGGCGTGGACGGCACCGAGCGCGCGGCCCAGGCGGTGCTGCGGCTCCTCCCGACATGA
- a CDS encoding trypsin-like serine protease yields MRITRTASRRKLFGALLCTLSVAACGPAPEGEPSGEKSPEMGSQENPVVYGTDHRTDVYAYPASALRTRAEKSTVALMSPSDFNASNPNNVTFNGSTLQSAYNLCSTQRFLNDPTPAFCSGTLIDDDLVLTAGHCITSASACANTRFVFNFYRTSATALQTVTTADIFSCQSIVARQQSTVNGRNLDFAVVRLDRPATPRFEPAPIRPGNTALPLNTGVSVIGSGSGIPFKIDDGGWVRDARAGTLDYFVANTDTFGGNSGSGVYENNGVTVAGILVRGVTDYVSQGSCNVVNQCTDTGCGGESITYVRPAIDAYCAVAGSMRLCGTTEPPPPPPVKTFTFNVTNTNSAQQNTTNVSVTLAAGQTLSFGTCSLPQAAGTGDTYLRLFNTATNTQVAANDDSCSLLSYVSFTAPAAGTYQMRVGCYSSGSCSGTVAYSIQ; encoded by the coding sequence ATGCGCATCACCCGTACCGCCTCTCGCAGAAAGCTGTTCGGCGCGCTGTTGTGTACCCTCTCTGTCGCGGCCTGCGGCCCGGCGCCCGAAGGAGAGCCCTCCGGTGAGAAGTCCCCCGAGATGGGTTCGCAGGAGAATCCCGTTGTCTATGGCACGGACCACCGCACGGACGTCTATGCCTATCCGGCGTCCGCACTGCGGACCCGGGCCGAGAAGTCCACCGTGGCGCTGATGAGTCCGTCGGACTTCAACGCCTCCAATCCCAACAACGTCACCTTCAATGGCAGCACGCTGCAGAGCGCCTACAACCTCTGCTCCACGCAGCGCTTCCTGAATGACCCGACGCCGGCCTTCTGCTCGGGTACGCTCATCGATGATGACCTGGTGCTCACCGCGGGGCACTGCATCACCAGCGCGTCCGCCTGCGCCAACACGCGCTTCGTCTTCAACTTCTACCGCACGTCGGCGACGGCACTGCAGACGGTGACCACGGCAGACATCTTCTCCTGCCAGTCCATCGTCGCGCGTCAGCAGAGCACGGTGAACGGCCGCAACCTGGACTTCGCCGTCGTCCGGCTGGACCGTCCGGCCACGCCGCGCTTCGAGCCGGCGCCCATCCGTCCGGGCAACACCGCCCTGCCGCTGAACACGGGCGTGTCCGTGATTGGTTCCGGCAGCGGCATCCCGTTCAAGATTGACGACGGTGGCTGGGTGCGAGACGCCCGCGCCGGCACGCTGGACTACTTCGTCGCCAACACCGACACCTTCGGTGGCAACTCGGGCTCGGGCGTGTATGAGAACAACGGCGTCACCGTGGCCGGCATCCTGGTCCGGGGCGTGACGGACTACGTCAGCCAGGGCAGCTGCAACGTTGTGAACCAGTGCACCGACACGGGCTGCGGTGGCGAGTCCATCACCTACGTGCGTCCCGCCATCGACGCGTACTGCGCCGTCGCGGGCAGCATGCGCCTGTGCGGCACCACCGAGCCGCCTCCGCCCCCGCCGGTCAAGACCTTCACCTTCAACGTGACCAACACCAACAGCGCGCAGCAGAACACCACCAACGTCAGCGTGACGCTGGCGGCTGGCCAGACGCTGTCCTTCGGCACCTGCTCGCTGCCGCAGGCCGCGGGCACGGGCGACACCTACCTGCGCCTGTTCAACACGGCGACGAACACCCAGGTGGCGGCCAACGACGACTCCTGCAGCCTGCTGTCCTACGTGTCCTTCACGGCGCCCGCGGCGGGCACGTACCAGATGCGCGTCGGCTGCTACTCCAGCGGCAGCTGCAGCGGCACGGTGGCCTACTCCATCCAGTAG